A single window of Chitinophaga sp. XS-30 DNA harbors:
- a CDS encoding type IX secretion system membrane protein PorP/SprF: MKIRLWKLLAAGIISCSAEQAAAQQHPVYAQYLFNGMVVNPAYPSMDEFSSATVVARNQWVGMEGAPSTGTFSFYSPLKATRTSIGFLAMQDKITIYSQTGFHLNVSQKVKLDDKLFLALGLKGGMEQFRENNTHLATDDPVFAQDQQYWKTDIGFGFMLYSEKFFVGLAAPSFHNFDLGNSVNKVAFKRHLYLHGGMILDVNKDIKFRPGLLFRQVGGAGIQMDVNASFLFKNVLWAGVTWRTEKTAAAMMQLQLTKGFQLGYAYDFASAGYLNGIQSGSHELMLNYRFSFTKGKTLTPRMF, encoded by the coding sequence ATGAAAATCCGTTTATGGAAGCTCCTGGCAGCAGGGATCATCAGCTGTAGTGCGGAACAGGCCGCAGCGCAGCAGCATCCCGTATATGCCCAATACCTGTTCAACGGAATGGTAGTGAATCCCGCTTACCCTTCCATGGATGAGTTCAGCAGTGCGACAGTAGTGGCACGTAATCAATGGGTAGGGATGGAGGGTGCGCCCAGCACAGGCACTTTTTCTTTCTACTCGCCACTGAAAGCTACCAGGACCAGCATCGGTTTTCTGGCGATGCAGGACAAGATCACCATCTATTCACAAACCGGCTTTCACCTGAACGTATCGCAAAAGGTCAAGCTGGATGACAAGCTTTTCCTGGCATTGGGGCTGAAAGGGGGGATGGAGCAATTCCGGGAGAACAACACCCATCTGGCTACCGATGATCCCGTTTTTGCGCAGGATCAGCAGTACTGGAAGACGGATATAGGATTCGGCTTCATGCTCTATTCCGAAAAGTTTTTCGTTGGCCTGGCCGCGCCTTCGTTCCATAATTTCGACCTGGGCAATTCTGTTAATAAAGTGGCATTCAAACGGCATTTATACCTGCATGGCGGTATGATCCTGGATGTGAATAAAGACATCAAATTCCGGCCGGGGTTGTTGTTCCGCCAGGTAGGCGGGGCCGGGATACAGATGGATGTGAATGCTTCCTTCCTCTTTAAGAATGTGTTATGGGCCGGTGTTACCTGGCGCACGGAAAAAACCGCTGCGGCCATGATGCAGTTGCAGCTCACCAAAGGGTTCCAGCTGGGATATGCGTACGACTTTGCTTCCGCAGGTTATCTGAACGGTATCCAGAGCGGATCTCACGAGCTGATGCTGAATTACCGTTTCTCTTTTACCAAAGGAAAGACACTGACCCCGCGCATGTTTTAG
- a CDS encoding PLDc N-terminal domain-containing protein, whose amino-acid sequence MATNAEIWITLFAMLHIWLVVRFCVLHTFREANNRPYHLKWLMLVFFLPFVGYGLYFWLTRRYVTDKS is encoded by the coding sequence ATGGCCACCAATGCTGAAATATGGATCACTTTATTCGCTATGCTGCATATATGGCTGGTAGTGAGGTTTTGTGTGCTGCATACTTTCAGGGAGGCAAATAATCGCCCGTATCATCTGAAATGGCTGATGCTGGTCTTTTTTCTCCCGTTCGTTGGATATGGGCTGTATTTCTGGCTTACCCGGCGTTACGTGACGGACAAATCCTGA